In one Arthrobacter jinronghuae genomic region, the following are encoded:
- the nucS gene encoding endonuclease NucS: MRLVIARCSVDYVGRLRAHLPLAVRLLMVKADGSVLIHSDGGSYKPLNWMSPPATMRSLEPDETDAEAGVTEVWNVQSAKTDDRLIISIHERFSDVSHDLGTDPGLIKDGVEADLQRLLAEQINRLGEGHTLIRREYMTAIGPVDILARDATGATVAVELKRRGDIDGVEQLTRYLELLNRDPLLAPVRGIFAAQQIKPQARVLAEDRGITCLTLDYDAMRGVDDRDSRLF, encoded by the coding sequence GTGCGTTTAGTAATAGCCCGATGCTCCGTTGACTACGTCGGCCGCCTCCGTGCCCATCTGCCCCTGGCCGTAAGGCTGCTCATGGTGAAGGCCGACGGTTCCGTCCTGATCCATTCCGACGGCGGATCCTACAAACCGCTGAACTGGATGAGCCCGCCGGCTACCATGCGCAGCCTCGAACCGGACGAGACGGACGCCGAAGCCGGCGTCACGGAAGTCTGGAACGTCCAAAGCGCGAAGACCGACGACCGCCTGATCATCAGCATCCACGAGCGGTTCTCTGACGTCTCCCATGACCTCGGAACCGATCCCGGCCTCATCAAGGACGGCGTGGAAGCAGACCTGCAGCGCCTGCTGGCCGAACAGATCAACCGCTTGGGCGAGGGCCACACGCTGATCCGCCGGGAATACATGACGGCCATCGGCCCCGTGGACATCCTGGCCCGCGACGCCACGGGCGCCACGGTGGCCGTGGAACTGAAGCGCCGTGGAGACATCGACGGCGTGGAGCAGCTGACCCGCTACCTGGAACTGCTCAACCGGGACCCCCTGCTGGCTCCGGTCCGCGGTATTTTCGCCGCCCAGCAGATCAAGCCCCAGGCCCGGGTGCTGGCCGAGGACCGCGGGATCACCTGCCTCACGCTCGACTACGACGCGATGCGCGGCGTGGATGACCGGGATTCCCGCCTCTTCTGA
- a CDS encoding N-acetylglucosamine-6-phosphate deacetylase: protein MNPTARSRDRGYLRGSLLTPDELVPDGALAFVGDRITYAGPAGGFDDAGWPEPAPLPAGSLILPGLVDLHCHGAAGSDFTSSDAGGMRRAAAFLHSAGTTTLLASTVSASRPDLLAAAARLGALAREGLIAGIHAEGPFLAPERCGAQDPRFLIPPDPGFVDELIEAADSELVTMTYAPELPGADDLVDRLVLHGVTPSLGHTAAADPVAAESLESAREEMEEAGFGGYAPRPTVTHLFNGMDPMHHRSPGAVAASLRSARSGAAVVELIADGAHLDPALVRTVFELVGGANVALVSDSMAATGLGDGTYRLGSADVVVGNGTARLPDGTLAGGTATLLQCVRTAVAAGVPLADAVGAATAVPADVLRLADEVGALRRGLRADALVVSPDLELHAVLRCGTWLPV from the coding sequence ATGAACCCCACAGCGCGCAGCCGGGACCGCGGCTACCTCCGAGGCAGCCTGCTGACCCCGGACGAGCTGGTTCCCGACGGCGCACTCGCGTTTGTCGGGGACCGGATCACCTACGCCGGCCCGGCCGGCGGTTTTGACGACGCCGGCTGGCCGGAGCCCGCGCCCCTGCCGGCCGGTTCGCTCATCCTTCCCGGACTCGTGGACCTGCACTGCCACGGCGCAGCGGGAAGCGATTTCACCAGCTCCGATGCCGGGGGAATGCGGCGGGCAGCTGCCTTCCTGCATTCGGCGGGAACCACCACGCTGCTCGCCAGCACGGTATCCGCGTCCCGTCCGGACCTGCTTGCTGCTGCCGCACGGCTCGGGGCCCTGGCGAGGGAAGGGCTCATTGCCGGAATCCATGCCGAAGGGCCGTTCCTCGCGCCGGAGCGCTGCGGCGCGCAGGACCCGAGGTTCCTGATCCCGCCGGACCCGGGCTTCGTGGATGAGCTGATAGAGGCCGCGGACAGCGAACTGGTCACCATGACCTATGCTCCCGAGCTCCCCGGAGCAGACGATCTGGTGGACCGCCTGGTCCTGCACGGCGTGACGCCGTCGCTGGGGCATACCGCCGCCGCGGACCCCGTTGCTGCCGAGTCACTGGAGTCCGCCCGGGAGGAAATGGAAGAGGCCGGCTTCGGCGGCTACGCTCCCCGCCCCACGGTGACGCACCTGTTCAACGGCATGGATCCGATGCACCACCGCTCCCCCGGCGCAGTCGCAGCGAGCCTGCGGTCCGCGCGCAGCGGGGCGGCCGTGGTGGAGCTGATCGCCGACGGGGCGCATCTGGACCCCGCCCTCGTACGCACCGTCTTCGAGCTTGTAGGCGGTGCCAACGTGGCCCTCGTGAGTGATTCCATGGCGGCCACCGGGCTGGGCGACGGCACCTACCGGCTTGGCTCTGCCGACGTCGTGGTGGGGAACGGGACGGCCCGCCTGCCCGACGGCACGCTGGCCGGCGGCACCGCCACGCTGCTCCAGTGCGTACGCACGGCTGTCGCTGCCGGTGTGCCGCTCGCCGACGCCGTGGGTGCTGCCACTGCGGTGCCCGCAGACGTGCTGCGGCTCGCCGATGAAGTGGGTGCCCTGCGCCGCGGTCTGCGCGCCGATGCACTGGTGGTCTCGCCGGACCTGGAGCTGCACGCGGTCCTGCGCTGCGGAACGTGGCTACCGGTTTAG
- a CDS encoding cold-shock protein, with protein sequence MAQGTVKWFNAEKGFGFITPDDSDGDVFVHYSEIQTNGFKTLDENQRVSFEIGQGAKGPQATGVTAL encoded by the coding sequence ATGGCTCAGGGTACCGTCAAATGGTTTAACGCCGAAAAGGGCTTCGGCTTCATCACTCCGGACGACTCCGACGGCGACGTCTTCGTTCACTACTCCGAAATCCAGACCAACGGATTCAAGACCCTCGACGAAAACCAGCGCGTTTCCTTCGAGATCGGCCAGGGCGCCAAGGGCCCCCAGGCCACCGGCGTAACCGCCCTCTAA
- the murA gene encoding UDP-N-acetylglucosamine 1-carboxyvinyltransferase, giving the protein MEDVIVVTGPSTLHGAVTVPGAKNSVLKLMAATLLAQGRSVITNVPNIQDVWIMAELLRRLGCSVDYDVDAASVAVDVPQELGHQADYDLVRAMRASISVLGPLVARCRRAEVALPGGDAIGSRGLDMHRAGLELMGAEIGIDHGYLVASVPEGLHGADHILDFPSVGATENLMMAATLARGRTVVDNAAREPEITDIARMLNGMGAQISGVGTNTLVIDGVQELHPVEHRVVPDRIVAGTWAFAAAITGGEIEVRSADASALAVVLDKLTQAGCEVSTGEDGFTVKGPARPEPINVSTLPYPGFPTDLQPFVVALNAVSNGSGMVTENVFEARWGFTSELARLGAVVRLDGHHALIQGVELLSGAPVVANDIRAGAALVIAGLAADGTTEVRGVDHIDRGYERFMENLRGLGANVVRRRG; this is encoded by the coding sequence ATGGAAGACGTCATTGTTGTTACCGGCCCGTCCACCCTTCACGGAGCCGTTACTGTCCCGGGTGCCAAGAACAGCGTCCTGAAGCTGATGGCGGCGACGCTGCTTGCGCAGGGCCGATCCGTCATCACGAATGTCCCCAACATCCAGGATGTCTGGATCATGGCGGAGCTGCTGCGCCGGCTGGGATGCTCGGTGGATTACGACGTCGACGCCGCGTCCGTTGCCGTAGACGTCCCGCAGGAGCTGGGCCACCAGGCGGACTATGACCTCGTCCGCGCCATGCGTGCCTCCATCTCCGTGCTGGGACCGCTGGTGGCCCGCTGCCGGCGCGCAGAGGTCGCGCTGCCGGGCGGAGACGCCATCGGTTCCCGCGGACTGGACATGCACCGCGCCGGGCTGGAACTCATGGGCGCCGAGATCGGCATCGACCACGGGTACCTGGTTGCCTCGGTCCCGGAAGGCCTGCACGGCGCAGACCATATCCTGGACTTTCCCTCCGTAGGCGCCACCGAGAACCTCATGATGGCCGCCACCCTGGCCCGCGGACGCACCGTGGTCGATAACGCTGCCCGGGAACCGGAAATCACGGACATTGCCCGCATGCTCAACGGCATGGGCGCGCAGATCAGCGGCGTGGGCACCAACACGCTCGTTATCGACGGAGTCCAGGAACTGCACCCGGTGGAACACCGCGTGGTGCCGGACCGGATTGTCGCCGGCACCTGGGCCTTCGCCGCAGCGATCACCGGCGGGGAAATCGAGGTGCGTTCCGCGGATGCATCGGCGCTGGCCGTGGTACTCGACAAGCTCACCCAGGCGGGCTGTGAAGTCAGCACGGGGGAGGACGGCTTCACCGTGAAGGGGCCGGCCCGTCCGGAGCCCATCAATGTCTCCACACTGCCGTATCCCGGGTTCCCGACCGACCTGCAGCCCTTCGTGGTGGCCCTCAACGCCGTCTCAAACGGCTCGGGCATGGTCACCGAGAACGTTTTCGAAGCGCGCTGGGGCTTCACTTCCGAACTGGCGCGGCTCGGAGCGGTGGTACGCCTCGACGGGCACCACGCCCTGATCCAGGGCGTCGAGCTGCTCTCCGGTGCACCCGTGGTGGCCAACGACATCCGGGCCGGCGCGGCCCTTGTCATAGCTGGCCTGGCCGCTGACGGAACCACGGAAGTGCGGGGCGTGGACCATATTGACCGCGGGTATGAGAGATTCATGGAGAATCTCCGGGGTCTCGGTGCGAACGTGGTCCGCCGGCGCGGGTAG
- a CDS encoding DUF2550 domain-containing protein, translating to MDSSYVFIALAALFGLLVLAVVLFGVRRSQLRRALGTFDASICLPPAGWRMGVCRYTDTHLEWLRLVSLSPRPPYRFLRSSLEMAGWREPTEAERARIQPGAVVVNLNYQGSIILVAMKYEAYTGLSSWVEAGPVVGIGTWR from the coding sequence ATGGACAGCTCCTATGTGTTCATTGCGTTGGCCGCCCTCTTCGGGCTGCTCGTCCTTGCAGTAGTGCTCTTCGGGGTGCGCCGCAGCCAGCTGCGGCGCGCCCTGGGGACCTTCGATGCCTCCATCTGCCTCCCCCCTGCGGGGTGGCGGATGGGGGTTTGCCGTTATACGGACACCCATTTGGAATGGCTGCGCCTGGTCTCGCTGAGCCCGCGTCCGCCGTACCGTTTCCTGCGCAGTTCGCTGGAGATGGCCGGCTGGCGGGAGCCCACTGAAGCCGAGCGTGCGCGTATCCAGCCCGGTGCCGTCGTCGTCAACTTGAACTACCAGGGCAGCATCATCCTGGTGGCCATGAAATACGAGGCCTATACGGGCTTGTCTTCATGGGTGGAAGCCGGCCCCGTGGTCGGCATCGGTACCTGGCGCTAG
- a CDS encoding F0F1 ATP synthase subunit epsilon, producing the protein MADAAELEVEIVAADHFVWSGAAKMVKARTSDGEIGILPGHSPVLAILAEGGLAIEPVSGSRIEVSVDGGFFSVDNNRVVIVADNAKVTNEATAGTR; encoded by the coding sequence ATGGCGGACGCTGCTGAACTCGAAGTTGAGATTGTTGCTGCCGACCACTTCGTGTGGTCGGGAGCGGCAAAGATGGTCAAGGCCCGCACCAGCGACGGCGAGATCGGGATCCTTCCCGGGCACTCACCGGTGCTGGCCATCCTGGCAGAGGGCGGACTGGCCATCGAACCGGTGTCCGGTTCCCGCATTGAGGTAAGCGTCGACGGCGGATTCTTCTCCGTGGACAACAACCGGGTGGTCATCGTGGCGGACAATGCCAAGGTGACCAACGAAGCAACCGCCGGGACCCGCTGA
- the atpD gene encoding F0F1 ATP synthase subunit beta, producing MTAQTVEHGSKSVASGATGRIARVIGPVVDVEFPADAIPTIYNALTTELTLDGQTRTITFETSQHLGDNLVRAISLQATDGLVRGAAVYDTGAPISVPVGDGVKGHIFNVLGQPLDVTEDKLEISERWPIHRSAPNFADLEGSTEMLETGIKVIDLLTPYIKGGKIGLFGGAGVGKTVLIQEMITRVARNFGGTSVFAGVGERTREGNDLWVEMEEANVLKDTALVFGQMDEPPGTRLRVALSALTMAEYFRDVQNQDVLLFIDNIFRFTQAGSEVSTLLGRMPSAVGYQPNLADEMGLLQERITSTKGHSITSMQAIYVPADDYTDPAPATTFAHLDATTELSREIASRGLYPAVDPLTSTSRILDPQYVGQAHYDTAIRVKQILQKNKELQDIIAILGVDELSEEDKIVVSRARRIQQFLSQNTYTAKQFTGVEGSTVSIKDTIEGFRAICDGDVDHIAEQAFFNVGGMDDVERQWAKIQEQTGK from the coding sequence ACCGAGCTGACGCTCGACGGCCAGACCCGCACCATCACGTTCGAGACCTCCCAGCACCTGGGTGACAACCTCGTCCGTGCCATCTCCCTGCAGGCCACCGACGGCCTCGTCCGCGGCGCTGCTGTGTACGACACGGGTGCTCCCATCTCCGTGCCGGTAGGCGACGGCGTCAAGGGCCACATCTTCAACGTCCTGGGCCAGCCCCTGGACGTTACCGAAGACAAGCTGGAGATCTCTGAGCGCTGGCCGATCCACCGTTCGGCTCCGAACTTCGCGGACCTTGAGGGTTCCACCGAGATGCTGGAAACCGGCATCAAGGTGATTGACCTTCTTACCCCGTACATCAAGGGCGGCAAGATCGGCCTGTTCGGCGGTGCCGGTGTCGGCAAGACCGTGCTGATCCAGGAAATGATCACCCGTGTTGCCCGCAACTTCGGTGGTACCTCGGTATTCGCCGGTGTCGGCGAGCGTACCCGTGAAGGCAACGACCTCTGGGTTGAAATGGAAGAGGCGAACGTCCTGAAGGACACCGCCCTTGTATTCGGCCAGATGGATGAGCCGCCGGGAACGCGCCTCCGTGTGGCACTGTCCGCTCTGACCATGGCGGAATACTTCCGCGATGTGCAGAACCAGGACGTGCTGCTCTTCATCGACAATATCTTCCGCTTCACGCAGGCAGGCTCCGAGGTTTCCACCCTTCTCGGCCGCATGCCTTCCGCTGTGGGCTACCAGCCGAACCTGGCTGACGAGATGGGTCTGCTGCAGGAGCGCATCACGTCCACCAAGGGCCACTCGATCACGTCCATGCAGGCCATTTACGTGCCTGCAGATGACTACACCGACCCGGCCCCGGCCACCACGTTCGCCCACCTGGACGCGACCACGGAACTTTCCCGTGAAATCGCTTCCCGTGGCCTGTACCCGGCCGTGGATCCGCTGACCTCGACGTCGCGTATCCTCGACCCGCAGTACGTCGGCCAGGCGCACTACGACACGGCCATCCGCGTCAAGCAGATCCTCCAGAAGAACAAGGAACTGCAGGACATCATCGCGATCCTCGGCGTCGACGAGCTCTCGGAAGAGGACAAGATCGTCGTGTCGCGTGCACGCCGCATCCAGCAGTTCCTCTCCCAGAACACCTACACTGCCAAGCAGTTCACCGGTGTTGAGGGTTCGACGGTTTCCATCAAGGACACCATCGAAGGCTTCCGGGCCATCTGCGACGGCGACGTTGACCACATTGCCGAGCAGGCATTCTTCAACGTCGGCGGCATGGATGACGTTGAGCGTCAGTGGGCGAAGATCCAAGAGCAGACCGGGAAGTGA